GGACTATCAAGTTCCAAACTTCGATGTAAAAATTGACAAAAAAGATAAGGAGTGATTTACTGGTATCTTCCATTAATTAATAGGCAGCAGTATGTTAGAAATAATCAGATCAGATTCTGAAAATAAGGATTTTGTAAACTTAGTCAGCTTGCTGGACGCGGGACTTGCCATCACTGACGGTGAGGATCATGCATTCTATGATCAGTTCAATAAATTGAATGCTATCAAATATGTTGTAGTTGCCTATCAGGACTCTGTCCCCATCGGATGTGGCGCCATTAAGGCCTATGATGAAGGTACCATGGAGGTAAAAAGGATGTTTGTCAAAGAGGAATACAGGGGAAAGGGAATCGCCGGTAAAATACTTTCAGAACTTGAAAAATGGGCAAGAGAATTGGGATTTCAAAAGTGTATTTTGGAGACCGGTACCCGACAAATTGAAGCCATCGCATTATATAAAAAATCCAAATACAGCATTATACCCAATTATGGACAATACG
This window of the Aquiflexum balticum DSM 16537 genome carries:
- a CDS encoding GNAT family N-acetyltransferase, encoding MLEIIRSDSENKDFVNLVSLLDAGLAITDGEDHAFYDQFNKLNAIKYVVVAYQDSVPIGCGAIKAYDEGTMEVKRMFVKEEYRGKGIAGKILSELEKWARELGFQKCILETGTRQIEAIALYKKSKYSIIPNYGQYEGVENSLCFEKKL